In the Caldanaerovirga acetigignens genome, TATTATAGCCCTGCCGCAAAAGTATTTAAGGCCTGCTTCGATAGCTTCGGGGTTGGAGCTGTCTATGGAAAGGGGAACATCGACCGTTCGCTGGATGGATTCTACCGCCCTGGCCATTGCGGATGCTTCATCGAGTCCCGGTACCCCTACATTTACGTCGATGATCGAAGCGCCGGCCCTCACCTGTTCCTCGGCTTCCCTTATTACAGGTCCGAAGTCGCCATTTTTAATCGATTCTGCGAGCTTTTTTCTCGCTGTGGGATTTATTCGTTCTCCGACGAAAGGCGTGGGGCCTCTTCCTTCTATGTAAAGGGTGCGGGTGCGGCATGCCAAGAAGCACCTTCCGTCAGGAAAGCGCAAGGGCGGGCGAAGATCCGATACGGCTTCGGAAATAGCCTTTATGTGTTCCGGCGTGGTGCCGCAGCATCCACCTACTACCGAAACGCCCAGGCGAACCATTTCTCTTGCATATTTGGCCATATCTTCGGGTGTAACTGCATAGGATTCGGCACCGCCTTTTGTATCAGGAAGCCCTGCGTTGGGCTGGGCAGAAAGGTATACACCTCCTACCTTGGCCATCTTTTTTATGATTTCTATTGCTTCTTCCGGGCCCAAACTGCAGTTTAAGCCGACGACCGTGGCGCCCATGGCAGAAAGAACCCTCGCTGCGGTTTCGGGGTCTGTGCCTGTAAGGGTCCTTCCGCTTTTTTCAAAAGTCATTTGGCATATTACGGGAACATCGCCGAATTCCTTAACCGCGAGGAGGGCAGCCCTCATTTCCTGAAGGTCGGACATGGTTTCTATTATTATCAGGTCTGCACCCGCTTCCAGGAGGTAACCAGCCTGCTCTTTAAAAGCGGTGTAAGCTTCCTCAAAAGAAAGGTCACCAAGGGGAAAGATGAGCTTTCCGGTAGGACCTATAGAGCCTGCCACAAGAACCTTCGTTCCCGCAGCTTTTCTGGCGATTTCGACTGCCCGATGGTTAATATCCTTTGCTTTATGGGCTAGGCCGAAGGTAGAAAGCTTAATTCGATTCGCGCCGAATGTGTTGGTTTCGACAACTTCTGCACCCGCATCGACGTAAAACCTGTGGACGTTTTCTACGGCGTTGGGAAATTCAAGATTCAGCATTTCGGGGCATGAGCCGGGCGGAAGACCATTTTTAAAGAGCATTGTTCCCATAGCGCCGTCAAATATCAAGATTTTTTCCTTGAGTAACTCTATTAATTCAATGGACCTCAAAATTTTTCCTCCTTTAAATTTTTTCAATTTCGATGTCACCTTTTGCCCCCAAGTGTTCGCCAATGATAATCAATGCTCCTATGACTCCTTCTATGCTCAGGGCAAATTCTAGGGCGTCCTTTATATCATTCGGGGACTTAACCCGATTGCCTGTGGCGGTTGCTACCGCATCAGCAAGGGTTGAATTTTCCGCTACTATTACTGCTGCATCTGCTCTGCCGAAGCTCAAGGAGTGGCCTATTGTGCCTGCTGAAGTGCATATCCCCAGAGGATGACCAGTTGCGTTGAGCTTTAAGGCGATTTTATTGCTAAAAGGAGAAGCTCCTGCGAATATTCCAATTTTAATTGGTCGCTTTATCATAGCAAATATATCTCCCCCGTTTTCTACTATTACCTCAGGGGAGAATTTTAAGAGGAGCTTCCCAATGAATTCAGATATAGCGCCTGCTACTGCTGCCATTGGACCTACCCCTGCTTTAAAAGCGGCCTTTGCCATATGTTTTACTATTTCTGGTGCCCATTCGGGGACGGAGTGCGGAGACAATGAGCAAATAAAATCCGGGTCAAATGCTATATATTCTTCCAGGTCTTTTCGATAATTCAGCAAGCAGGCAAGGGCTTCTGCTGAAAGATCTTTTTTGGCGCTTATGAAAAGGTCAGTTTCCTTGAATTTGACGGTAAAGCTAATCAAGCCTTCTGCGTATACGAGTTTTCTATAGTCACGGCTTTTGTATTCAGCCATAATCTGTTCCACCTAAAGCTGAACTATTGCGCCAAGTGGACAACTACTCACACATAAGAGACAAGAAGAACATTTTTCAGAGCAAAAGCGCAGCTTCCAATTGCCTTTATCGATGCATAATGCAGCAGTGGGGCAAAGCGCAGTACAAGCACCACAACTTATGCACTTTTCTTCAATAAAACCTATTTTGGCTCTTTTAACCTTTAAATTTTCATTTACTCTGCTCAAAGTTATTCCTCCTTTGTCTCATTTAATGGCAAAAGCCTGATATCCATAGGTAGTGCTTGTATAGGTTGCTGTAATAGGAATTTGCCTTCTTTTATCCAATTTTTTAGGATCTCGGCTATTTTTATGGAAACTGAAATGCTCGAAAGGCAAGCTGTAGGGACTTTCTTGCCCATGATCGTTACATTTCCACTCTTTAATTCTGAGTAACTTACCCTGCGAAGGACTGGTCTTGAGCGGGAGGGCACTGCGTAATCGAGTATATTTGTGAGAATTTCTTCGTCCCTTATGGATACGAACCGTGCCATTTCCTCATCAATGATGGGAATCGGAACTCCTACGCCTACGTAAAGTGTCACACCGTAGCCCTTGACTACTGCTGCTCTAAGAAATTCTGGACTCATCTTCTTTAAATCTCCTATTAGGGCCAGCGTAGCGCCGCCTCCAATGGGAACGCCGCTTTCAGCGCGCTCTTGAGTAGGATTATGTTGGGTGCCTTCCCAGGCTACGTACCCTATTGCACCACCCAGGAAAATTCGCGTCCCAACGCCGATAGTCCTAAGGTACGGGTCGTTCATCAAGGGGCTTAGTTCTCCCGTTGTCGAATAGTTTACATTCCCGCAGTTTGGTAATAGCACGCCCATATAGGTATAGAGGGTTTTGTCGGAAGTGTTCGTTGCGGCGTTGTAATTCTGATAAGCGTTTCTGGGGTTAAAAAGTATTGCCTGGTTTATGGAATATTTATCGATAAAACCAGTGAATTCCTTTCGAGGGTAACAGTCGGTTCCGTAAGATAGAGCCCTAAGCTTTATTTTCTTTCCGGCTACCAGGTCCTCTATTACATGGGCTCCGCCGTAATTCATCCCTTCGGATTCCGACTGTTCTGTGGCTCCTATATAGGCATCTACCGCCGCTATACCTCCGTAAGCCGGGACATCGTTCAGCCAGACTTTGCTCATCTTTATGGGTGGATCTGTGTGGCCGAAATTTAGGAAAGCTCCAGAAGAGCACATGGCCCCGAAAGTTGCGGTGGTTACCACGTCTACCTTTTTGGCGACCTCTTTTATGCCCTCTTTGCGGGCAAGCTCCTTTACTTCCTGGGCTGTGAGCACCACAGCACAACCGGATCTAATCTTTTCGTTAATTTCCTCAAAGGTTTTCAATACAATCACTCCTTCTTGGTGCAAAGTACAGTAAGAGGCAACAAGAAAGCCTCTTCCGATAAGAAGAGGCACGCTTTCCTGCCTCTTCTTATCTCTCAGGACATCTCGTCCTGCAGGAATTGGCACCTTCGCATCTTTAAAGATGCGGGTTGCCGGGTTTCATCGGGCCAGTCCCTCCACCGCTCTTGATAAGAAGAGTTTTAAAGATATCTGGTTTTCAAAGTTTTAAATAGATAATAACAGAAGTATTTTTTCATGTCAATAATTTATTTGCGATGAAGGAGCATTTTTAAAAATTTCTTGCTGTGTTCGTTCTTTCGAAGTCAATTTAGATACAAACGGCACTACTAATAGAGGAATTGTCATGGCAAGGCTTCCGAACATAGGGATTTTTGATGAATCAAATCTAGAAATTACCGAGAGAACTATCGATATAGCAAGGCCTGTTATGGAACCAGTCCATGCGCCTGATTTTGTGGTTTGCTTATAAAACAGGCCAAAAAGATATGGCGCTAAAAATGTTCCGGCCACAGTGCCCCAGGATATGGCCATCAGTGTAATGATGATAGATGGCTTTAGTATGGCGATTATCAGTGAGAGGATAATAAAAATCAGGCAGAACAGCCTCATGAGCGCCATTTTGGCCTTGCCGCCGAGTTTAATTCCAAGCCCTTCTGTTAGGTCCACGCTTATCGCCGAGCTCGATATCAGGACCAGAGAAGATAAGGTGGACATGGAAGCAGATATTACAAGCGCTAGTATTACGGCGGCAACTGCTTCTGGCATTGCCCATTCAATTATTTTCGGCACCATAATGTCAGGATTAGGCCGCCCGCCTTCTAAAGGTATGGAGTCGAAAAAGAGCCTCGTCATGGCACCTATGAAATAAGCGGTGAAGCTTATTATAAAGGAGAATGCGGTGGAAATTGCGGTGGCAGGCTTTACAGAAGCCTCGTCTTTTATTGAGTAAAATTTGTGCACCATTTGCGGAAGGCCCCATGGTCCCAAGCTTGTCAGGGTTACAAAAAAGAATAATTGCCAAAAACCAGGGGGACCTACCGGTGCGGCTAATTTTGGGTCTATGCTGGCAAGCTTTCTTATTGCCGGCATTATTCCGCCCACATTAGGATGAGAGACTACCGACCATATCATTAATATACTTCCAAATAGCATTATTAATCCCTGGATGAAATCCGATAGGCTCACGGAAAAATAGCCTCCGAGGATCAGATAAAATGCGGTTAGTGCCGCCATAATTACTAGTGCCAATTGATAATCGATGTTAAAGACTCCTTCAAATAGATAGCTTAAGCCCATGTAGACCGATGCGGAGTAAGGCACAAGGAAAATAAATATAATTACTGCAGCGAAGATCCTGTATGTGGGAGAATCATATCTTAGTGCGAGAAATTCCGGAAACGTCTTTGCGTTAAGCTTTTGGGTCATGATCTTTGTGGGCTTTGCAAGTATTTTCCATGCAAGGAAACTCCCTATGAGGCTATTGCCTATGGCAATCCACAGGGCCGAAAGGCCGAAATTCCATCCTAATTTTCCCGCATAGCCGATAAATATCACTGCAGAAAAGTAAGCTGTGCCGTAGGCAAAGGCGGACATCCAGGGGCCCATATTTCTTCCGGCCAGCAAAAAATCGTTGAGGCTTTTCGTCCTTTTCATTCCTATTATCCCTACTGCTATTTGAGATATGATGTAAAGGATTAAGACGGCAAACTTTATCATGTTATCCCTCCTTCTTGTTGTTTTTTGATAAAAAAACTCGCCCCTGTAAAGGGGCGAGTTTTTCCTCGCGGTACCACCCTGCTTGGTTTACAGAGGGAAGCTTCCTCCGCAAACCCACTCATTTCCCATAACGGGGAAATCCGTCTCCGCCTACTCGGCAAAGCCTTTCAGCTTGCGGCTCTGGGAATGTACTTCACTGCAATTGCCAGCCGATTCGCACCTCCCACCGGCTCTCTTTTTGGCAGACTGCAGCTACTCTTTCCCTCATCGCCTTTTTCGATAAAAATTCAATTTTTAGCGAAATTATACTATCGATTTTTTGCAGTGTCAATAGTGGAATAAGTGGAGAATTTTGCAGATGGGAAAATCGCTTTTTATGAAGTGCTTTGCTAGAGTTCGTAAAAATAGCCGGCCTTGATTGCCGACTTATTTTTTTCTATTCTTGTAATCCTTTATGGCGTCGTGAAGGGCATCGGCGGCTATGTTGGAACAATTGAGCTTCTGGGGCGGAAGGCCGTCTAAAGCCTCGGCTACCTGCTCGTTGGTTATTTTTAAGGCTTCTTCGATGGTTTTGCCTTTTGCAAGTACGGTCAGCATGCTGCTCGCTGCGATAGCTGCACCGCAGCCGAAGGTTTTGAATTTTATGTCGTCTATGATGCCGTCTTTCACTTTTATATAAATCGTTATAGAGTCTCCATCTACCGGATTGCCCGCATGGCCTATTCCATCGGCATCGGGGATTTCACCGGCGTTTCTCGGATTGGATAAGTGGTCGAGCACCTTGTTGTTGTACAATTCTATGCGCCCCCTTCTTCATCGTTTGAAGTGACGTCGATTCCGTCCTTACTATTTCCGCTACAAAACCTATTTTATTTGCCATTTCTTCGAATTCTTCAGGGGTGTATCCCAACAAATCGGCGCCTACATCGTAATTCCATCATTTCGTCGTTGTCAGGGTATCTTAAAATCATTTTATATCGTGAAAAGAAACAGGTTCTACAGCTTTCCTCAAAACTTCCCACTGGTCTTTCGTAACGAGCCCCAGCCGCCAGAGGGCAATACCTGAAAGGTTGTAACGCTTTGCGATGCCGATTTTTGTAAGCAGGCTTTCTGCGGTCTCTCTCGGCATGGATATGCCGAGTATCAATTTTTCCGCGGGTACTTCGGTTTTCGCCATTTCTATCGCCTGAAGTACTTTATCCACAGGTTCAGGCGAACTGCCATAGTCATACGCCATTATTATAATGCGGTCGGCTATGGCACTCAGAGCTTTGTAATCGTATCCCTTATAGGCGCTGTTGGGAGCGTGAAGCGTGAGAGTCAGGGTCTTTGTAGGGTCAAGTTTTTCGGAAAGTATTCGGATAAACTGCACAAAGTTTTGACGGGTTTCCAAAAGTTTCTCCTGGCCTTCGTTTAATCCAAGCCCTTCCAGATCAAGGTTGACGCCGGAATAGAGCTTGGATTCTTCGGCAATAGCTTCGGCCAGCTTTTCCATGGCTTCTTTAGAAGAAATAAGTTCACTAATGTCCCTTTTGCTGTCGGTAGCATGAATTACCATTTCAGTCCGCAGGTTATAAAGGGATGCTGCTTTAAGGACGTCTTCCCACCCTGAAGGCCTTTGCCAGCCCGTAGCGCTTTGCGTAAGAAGACTCCCATCCTTGTCAAGGCTGTACCATCCTAAGGCAAGTTCGCTTACGGCATCGGTGTTTCCCTTTGAGTGCTCAGGATAAGGCTTTCCGAAAAGGTTGGTCCAACTGCTGGTTCTGCTGTCGCCGAGAGCGTAAAAACCTATTATCGCCATTTTTCTCCTGGGGGAAACTATCCTTACCGTGTATGATGCATTATCCCACTCTACGTTGCAGCCGAAGGCTTCGCTGAAAAAACGAAGGGGTATGAGCATCCTTCCGTTCATTATCATCGGCGGGACATCCAATGTTATCTGTGTGTTGTTGAGATAAGCCGTTTTATCTCCAATGCGAAGCAGTATGTAAGCACCGCCATCGCTTGCCGTAACTATTTTTGATTTTTCATCCCAGGATACTGGAACATTTAATACTTCGGATACGGCACGAAAGGGGACGAGGGTTCGCCCATCTTTGATGATTGGGGGAACGTCAAAGCTAACCGGAAGACCATCCACCAGGACTGAAATGGTCATTTCCTGGGCAAAGGAAGGAGTATTGGTACCTTCAGTAAGGACAAAGATCGTAAAAAACACGAGGAAAATAAGTCGCCGTATTTTATTCAAGTCAAGCCCTCCAGACATTTCTGCAAGATAATGTCATGCCTTTCAAAGCTAAGAAAATTCTATCAAAAAATGCGGATGAGCACAAGGACGTACTCTGTTATTTACTAGTTTTCTTCATAAATAAACACATCTTCTATTCCAACACCGAATACTCTCGCTATTTTAAAGGCCAGTTCGAGGGAAGGGTAGTATTTCCCCTTTTCCAGTGCTATAACCGTTTGCCTGGTTATACCTAGTTTTTTGGCCAGGTCTTCCTGGGTCATGTCGTACATAGCCCTGAAAACTTTTATTTTATTTTTTATCATCGCCGTCTTCTCCCGCCAGATTCTTGGTATAAAAGTAATATAAGAAAGAATAAAGAACCAGCATAAAGCAGACGGAATAGAGCAGGGTGAAACCTGCTATCTCCAGTTCCGGATGGACCCTTTTATATCCCAGGAAGATTAAGCCCAGGATCACCATTGAGATTCCAAGGACATCAATGGTCTTTTTGGAGGCCTTCCCGACATACTTCTCGATC is a window encoding:
- a CDS encoding homocysteine S-methyltransferase family protein — its product is MRSIELIELLKEKILIFDGAMGTMLFKNGLPPGSCPEMLNLEFPNAVENVHRFYVDAGAEVVETNTFGANRIKLSTFGLAHKAKDINHRAVEIARKAAGTKVLVAGSIGPTGKLIFPLGDLSFEEAYTAFKEQAGYLLEAGADLIIIETMSDLQEMRAALLAVKEFGDVPVICQMTFEKSGRTLTGTDPETAARVLSAMGATVVGLNCSLGPEEAIEIIKKMAKVGGVYLSAQPNAGLPDTKGGAESYAVTPEDMAKYAREMVRLGVSVVGGCCGTTPEHIKAISEAVSDLRPPLRFPDGRCFLACRTRTLYIEGRGPTPFVGERINPTARKKLAESIKNGDFGPVIREAEEQVRAGASIIDVNVGVPGLDEASAMARAVESIQRTVDVPLSIDSSNPEAIEAGLKYFCGRAIINSVDGSKDKLEKILPLARRYGAALIGLTLDESGIPESAEKRLKVAQKIVECAEKYGIDRNFIFIDCLCLAAGVHQNQTLETLKAISLIKKELGVKTTLGISNISHGLPFRKTLNAAFLSMAIKEGLDLPIIDPLSEEVVYALRASDLLTGRDERGEYYVFSGRLEKTSETTLKDAVINGNAENIKALVDLALKNGNSPLDVINEMVIPALEEVGKKYETGEFFLPQLIAAAEAAEMAFSHLRPLIGAEKQKSHGTVVLATVRGDIHDIGKNIVKLMLSNNGFHVVDLGVDVPEEKIIEAAVSSNADIIGLSALMTTTMVRMKDVVDLAKSRGIPAKIMVGGAVVTEEFAKMIGADGYAPDAVSAVYLAKKLVKLSR
- a CDS encoding UPF0280 family protein, yielding MAEYKSRDYRKLVYAEGLISFTVKFKETDLFISAKKDLSAEALACLLNYRKDLEEYIAFDPDFICSLSPHSVPEWAPEIVKHMAKAAFKAGVGPMAAVAGAISEFIGKLLLKFSPEVIVENGGDIFAMIKRPIKIGIFAGASPFSNKIALKLNATGHPLGICTSAGTIGHSLSFGRADAAVIVAENSTLADAVATATGNRVKSPNDIKDALEFALSIEGVIGALIIIGEHLGAKGDIEIEKI
- a CDS encoding 4Fe-4S binding protein — its product is MSRVNENLKVKRAKIGFIEEKCISCGACTALCPTAALCIDKGNWKLRFCSEKCSSCLLCVSSCPLGAIVQL
- a CDS encoding homocysteine biosynthesis protein gives rise to the protein MIVLKTFEEINEKIRSGCAVVLTAQEVKELARKEGIKEVAKKVDVVTTATFGAMCSSGAFLNFGHTDPPIKMSKVWLNDVPAYGGIAAVDAYIGATEQSESEGMNYGGAHVIEDLVAGKKIKLRALSYGTDCYPRKEFTGFIDKYSINQAILFNPRNAYQNYNAATNTSDKTLYTYMGVLLPNCGNVNYSTTGELSPLMNDPYLRTIGVGTRIFLGGAIGYVAWEGTQHNPTQERAESGVPIGGGATLALIGDLKKMSPEFLRAAVVKGYGVTLYVGVGVPIPIIDEEMARFVSIRDEEILTNILDYAVPSRSRPVLRRVSYSELKSGNVTIMGKKVPTACLSSISVSIKIAEILKNWIKEGKFLLQQPIQALPMDIRLLPLNETKEE
- a CDS encoding sodium:solute symporter family transporter produces the protein MIKFAVLILYIISQIAVGIIGMKRTKSLNDFLLAGRNMGPWMSAFAYGTAYFSAVIFIGYAGKLGWNFGLSALWIAIGNSLIGSFLAWKILAKPTKIMTQKLNAKTFPEFLALRYDSPTYRIFAAVIIFIFLVPYSASVYMGLSYLFEGVFNIDYQLALVIMAALTAFYLILGGYFSVSLSDFIQGLIMLFGSILMIWSVVSHPNVGGIMPAIRKLASIDPKLAAPVGPPGFWQLFFFVTLTSLGPWGLPQMVHKFYSIKDEASVKPATAISTAFSFIISFTAYFIGAMTRLFFDSIPLEGGRPNPDIMVPKIIEWAMPEAVAAVILALVISASMSTLSSLVLISSSAISVDLTEGLGIKLGGKAKMALMRLFCLIFIILSLIIAILKPSIIITLMAISWGTVAGTFLAPYLFGLFYKQTTKSGAWTGSITGLAISIVLSVISRFDSSKIPMFGSLAMTIPLLVVPFVSKLTSKERTQQEIFKNAPSSQINY
- the nifU gene encoding Fe-S cluster assembly scaffold protein NifU; protein product: MYNNKVLDHLSNPRNAGEIPDADGIGHAGNPVDGDSITIYIKVKDGIIDDIKFKTFGCGAAIAASSMLTVLAKGKTIEEALKITNEQVAEALDGLPPQKLNCSNIAADALHDAIKDYKNRKK
- a CDS encoding stalk domain-containing protein; this encodes MRRLIFLVFFTIFVLTEGTNTPSFAQEMTISVLVDGLPVSFDVPPIIKDGRTLVPFRAVSEVLNVPVSWDEKSKIVTASDGGAYILLRIGDKTAYLNNTQITLDVPPMIMNGRMLIPLRFFSEAFGCNVEWDNASYTVRIVSPRRKMAIIGFYALGDSRTSSWTNLFGKPYPEHSKGNTDAVSELALGWYSLDKDGSLLTQSATGWQRPSGWEDVLKAASLYNLRTEMVIHATDSKRDISELISSKEAMEKLAEAIAEESKLYSGVNLDLEGLGLNEGQEKLLETRQNFVQFIRILSEKLDPTKTLTLTLHAPNSAYKGYDYKALSAIADRIIIMAYDYGSSPEPVDKVLQAIEMAKTEVPAEKLILGISMPRETAESLLTKIGIAKRYNLSGIALWRLGLVTKDQWEVLRKAVEPVSFHDIK
- a CDS encoding helix-turn-helix transcriptional regulator — encoded protein: MIKNKIKVFRAMYDMTQEDLAKKLGITRQTVIALEKGKYYPSLELAFKIARVFGVGIEDVFIYEEN
- a CDS encoding DUF2178 domain-containing protein — protein: MDRRRFSILVALISATVGAATGFLVASDQASYAAVFPLAGILLVYLLRSKVKDVIEDEMIEKYVGKASKKTIDVLGISMVILGLIFLGYKRVHPELEIAGFTLLYSVCFMLVLYSFLYYFYTKNLAGEDGDDKK